The DNA sequence ATGATTGTCGAACTGCGGGGCCAGGGCGTGGCCGATCTCGATCGCCAGCGATGTCTTGCCGACGCCGCCGGCGCCGACGATTGTGAAAAGCGGCGTGTCGACGACCCGATCCTGCAACAGCGCCAGATCTTCCGTCCGGCCGATCAGGTGCGGCAGGCGCGGCGGAATATTATGTGTGGGCACGGCGGCGACAGGAGCGGCCGCCGGGGCCTGCTCGCGCGGTGCCATATCAGCCGGTTCCTGCACCGCGACCGGGGCGACGAAGGCATAGCCGACCCCAACCTGTGTCGCGATATAGCGCGCGCCATCGGTGCCTTCGCCCAGCAGCTTGCGCAGTCCCGCCATGTGGAAGCGCAGGCTGCCATCCTCGACCACCAAACTGCTGCGCCGACTCGGCCAGCGTCTTCTCGCCCTTCACGGCAGCCAGTGCCACCTTCGCCTTGAATGCCGGACTGTGGTTCCGGCGGGGTCGCTTGCTCATCTCTGCTCCTGTCTCGCAGCCATACTGGCCACCGTCAGGCAGAAAATCCACTTATCTCAATGTTTAGTTTTGCCAGGCCACCTCTCAGATGATGGTCGTGACACCTAATCGCTGAATGACTGTCCGATGGACGGGCCAACAAGCGGAAATCAGTTCGTCTTTATCCAGGGTCAGGGTACCTTCGGTTGTGCTGCGTACGAAAATGACGTTGCTTGCCGGGACCGAACGGGCATCCAACCCCAACATCTTGAAGAAGTGCAGAACGCGGGGCTGCATCCCCCATGTCCCCGGCGTTGCTCCCTCCCAGCTATCATCCTGATAGGCTGACCATTGGCCGGGCGCCTTCTCGAATGCGGTGATTGCTTTCGCGACGGTGTTAGCTTCCTGCGTGCCGGGATCACCGCCAGGGTTCAGCCCAAGCACATAAATCGATGACGGCTGAGAGAATGCGTCTGCACCAGTGTAGAAAAGTGCCCCAGACTGCCGCTTGATATGATCCGGCAGAGCCATCAGCGCTTCGATGATAGTTTGTTGCCGGTCATCAATCGGGTGGTCAGCGGGAGATTTTGAAGCCCTCATTTCAACCGGCCCTTTGGCAGGAGCCTTTACGATCCCCTTTGTTGCCTTGCGTGTGTTGGGCATTGTCCGACGCGGCTTCACTTTTTTCAAAGACGCTTCGGCTTCATCGAGATGAATTTTCAACTTGGGGTTTCGTGAAATCCCCCATGGGACCGCAGCATAGATTGCTACGACAAATAGCATCGCGAGCAGCAGCAGATAGCCGCCACCTTCTGTAAATATCCAGACAAGTGTGTATATGGCTATTACAACTAAGGCGATTCGCACACGTCCCCCACCTAACAAAAATAGGGATTTGACAGATGGCAGGCATCAAGTAGGCCTACCGATATGTCAATCTCAATCATTCACTGAAATTTTAGACTTCTCGTTCCACGAAAAGTTCGATGAGCGGCTGGTTAATGTAGTAGTTATTTCTGCCAGCGCGATGTTTGTGGAGCATTCCACTTTCCGCCAACTCATCGAGATACTTGGTCGCAGTGGGGCGCGACACGTTCAGCTCCCGCTGGACGAATTCGATTCGGGTATATGGATGTCGGAAAAGGTTATTCAGAAGGTCTTGCGAATATAGCTTCGGATGTTCCTCCCGCAGCCGCTTCTTGGTATCCGCCATGAGCGTGCGGATGCCTTCGACCAGACGCAGAGTTTCGATCGCGGTTTCTTCGACGCCGCGCATTATGTAGAGCAACCAAGGCTCCCATTCACCTGTGTCGCGCACAGCTTGCAACAGCCTGTAATAGTCTGCCTTGTTTCGCGTGATGAATCGGCTGAGATAGAGGATTGGAATATCCAGCAGACCACAGCGGGTCAGAAATAGCACATTGATGATCCGGCCCAGCCGTCCGTTGCCATCGGGGAACGGGTGGATACTTTCGAACTGGTGGTGGATGATGGCCATGCGGGTGAGCGGATCGAGATCACTTTCCGAGTCTTCGACATGGATGAAGCGCTCCAGCGCGCTCATCAGATCACGCAGCGCGTTGGCATCCTGTGGGGGGACATAGACCACAGCGCCAGTCCCCTCATTCTTAAGTGCCGTTCCGGGGGTTTCGCGGAAACCACCGTCAGTCCCCTTGAGGATACGAAACATGGCGATGATCATGTTGTTGGTCAGCAGTCCGCCTAGTCGGCGCTGTTCATTGAAACCATGGTGGAGCGCATCGCGATAGCGAGCCACTTCCTTTGCCGCAGGTGGCCCCGGATTTTCAGGGAAGGCGTTAATCTGGAATATCTCGTCCTGGGTGGTTACGATATTCTCGATTTCGGAGCTGGCCTTCGCTTCCTGAAGCGAGAGTGTGTCGATTAAAATTCCTTGATTGGGGATTGTCCCGGCCCGTCCTTTCAGTTCCGCAAGATAGCGATGGGCACGGGTCAGCGCCTTGAGAACCGCAGCTGTTTCGATCGCTTCCGGGGGCGGCAGATCGGGCAGGTCGTAGCTGGGTCGGAGCAAGTCGATCGCCTTGAGTAAAGAAACTGCCTGATCCTTAGCACGTCTGTTTCACGTGTAAAGATTTCTCGATTTTCTTTCTACGTCATTCTGGACATGTAAAGTTTTGACGTTGGAGCGATGTCACGCTTGGCGTCTCCTCCTGACGGAGGAGCGCGCTCTGTTCCGCTGCGCTGCATCGAGCCAGCGAGGCTGTCTCGCCCCTTTCGGGCGACGATCGCTGACGCAGGGTGCTGTTTTGCAGCACCGATAGCCATCGCGCCTTCGGGCGCGTTGAAGTTTGGTTGGTTGGGGCCACCAAAATGGCGGGGTGGGCGTCGGCTTTCTCTGGGGCCGTGCCGCCGGGCCGCAAGCCGTTCCGGCTCCTCATCTGCGTTCCGGTCCTTCGGATGCGGCCCGGCTCATAGCCCGTCCCCTCCGTGCGCCTCCTGCCGCCCACCCCGCCTTTCCGGCGGCCGGTGCTGTGACGGCAGGGAGAAGTGAATATGCGTAAGGATCATGGGTCGCTCTACGTAGAGGTGACGGATCGTATCATCGCGGAACTGGAACAGGGGCGCTTGCCCTGGGTGCAGCCGTGGGACAGCGGCAAGGCGGCTATCGGCCTGCCGCGCAATGCGGGGACCGGGCGCTGCTATTCGGGCATAAATGTGCTGATCCTGTGGTCGCGTCTTTTTGAGAAGGGATATGGCGCGCAGCGCTGGCTGACCTACCGGCAGGCGCAGGCGCTGGGTGGGCATGTACGGCGGGGCGAGGAGGGGGCGACGATTTGCTATGCTGATCGGTTCGTGCCGAAGGGCGAGGAGGAGCGGGCGCGGGATGAGGTGCGCGAGGCGCGGCAGATTGGGTTTCTCAAACGCTTCACGGTTTTCAATGTCGAGCAGTGCGAGGGACTGTCGGAAGAATTGACTGCCGCACCCGTCGCGCTGGACGTCGAGGAAATTGTGCCGCTGGCGCATCGTCTCATCAAGGCGAGCGGCGCAGATGTGCGTATCGGGGGAGAACGGGCCTTTTACGCGCCCGGTCCTGATTATGTCCGCGTGCCGCCCCAAAGCGCCTATCACGATCGTATAAACTGGTATCGGACCGTTTTCCATGAGCTGGGGCACTGGACAGGGCATCAGAGCCGATTGGACAGGCTGACCGGCGCGGATTTTGGCAGTGCGGATTACGCAAGGGAAGAGCTTTGCGCCGAGATGGCCAGCGCCTTCCTTTGCGCAGAGCTGGGAATAGTGCCGACCGTCCGCCACGCCGACTATATCGGTTCATGGCTGGCCGTTTTGCGGGAGGACAGCAAGGCGATCTTCCGTGCCGCGAGCCTCGCAAGCAAGGCGGCCGACTTCATCCTCGCATTCACCGATCAAGAGGGAGGCGACGATGAAGGTGTATGATCCCGAGAGAACCGAGAAGGCGAAAGCCGCTCTCGCGCGCATGCCGAAGCGGACGCTCGACATCTTCATCGCAAATCAGGTGGAGGGTCTGAGCTATGTCGAGATCGCCAGGCGAGAAGGTCTGTTTCTTTGGCAGGTACGGCGCCACATGCTCCGCGCGATACACATTATCGCCCGTGAAATGCGCTAAAAATTAGCCCCATTCGCCTTGTCGGCCCGAAGGGGCTTGGCAAGGCGATGATTTGTCGCGATTCTACGCGGCATCATGAGAAGGCTCGACGATCCCGATGTGCAACTGCCCGAGGCCAAGCGTCGGGAGCTTGCCCATGTTGTTGACATCATACGCGAGGGTTTCGCGCGCGCCATTCGCCACCGGACGCAGCCGCGTTTCCGCAATGGCCAGATTCTCAAAATCATTCTCTTCGGCAGCTATGCGCGAGGCGATTGGGTCGAAGACCCTGTAGGCCGCTATTTCTCGGATTATGACCTGCTGGTGGTTGTCGACCATGAAGACCTGACCGACATTCCAGGATTTTGGGCGAAAACCGAAGAACGGCTCCTAGAGGAACTGGCCGAGGGGAGAGCGCTGCGCACCCAGGTCAGCCTGATCTATCACAGTCTGGACGACGTAAACGAGAAGCTCCGGCTCGGTCGCTATTTCTTCATGGACATCCTCAAGGACGGTATTGTCCTGCATGAGGAGCCGAACCACCCTTTTGCGGAGCCGAAACAGCTATCATCAGGCGAAGCGCTGCGGGAAACACGGGATTATTTCGAAGAATGGTTCGAGAGTGCCGATCGCTTCCGTCAGAATGCGGAAGATAATGTAGAACGGGGGTGGAGCAAGGAAGCCGCATTCCTTCTACACCAAGCCACCGAACGCTTGTATCACTGTGTTTTCCTGGTCCGGACCCTTTACTCCCCCTTATGCCGCGCGCGGCATAAGGGAGATTATGCCGAGCTGCGAACTATGCCGACGGCGATAGATTTCCTCCCGTCGGTGAGGCGTTTAGACGGATTCCGCGCGGCATAGTTTTCTGTCTCCACGCACATCATGTGCGCGGAGGAACGAGGATGATCACCGACAAGTATTTGAACAGAAGTCGGGTGGTGCGGGGCTTAATGGAAGGCCCGCTCGGAGAACACGCCCATCTCTACGTCGAGCGGCTTCAGCGAGGCGGCTATAGTCTCGAGATAGGTCATCGGCTGCTGAGCGTCGTTCGGGATTTCGGGTTTTGGCTGGGCGCCACCGGCCGGGGGCTCGGCGATATCCATGAAGCGACCGTCAAGCAGTATCTCACCGAGCGAGCGCGGCATCGCCCGCGATTCCGGGGGGACGCCCTTGCACTCGTCCGGTTGCTCTCCATCCTACGCGAAGCGAACGTCATCGCGCATCGCCCGGTGCCGCCGCGTGATCCGCGTGAAGATCTTTGTGACGCCTATAGCCGCTACATGGCGCGCCAGCGTGGCCTCGCGCCGTCGTCGATCGCGAGCCACCTGTGGTTCCTTCGGCCCTTCCTGCAAGAACTGGGTATCACCACCAATGCCGACCTTGGTCGCCTGTCCGGGCGCGAGGTGTCGCTCTATGTCGAGCGGCATGCCGGGGATGGCGGATCGACGACCACCAGGATCATGTGCTCGCGCCTGCGGGTGTTCCTACGGTATCTGCACGCCGAAGGTTTCATCACCACCGATCTGACGGCTGCGATCCCGTCCATCCGGCGGTCTGGCGAAGCGCGATTGCCGAGTTTCATGCCGATCGAGGGCGTTCAGCGCGTCCTTGACGGCTGCGACCGGAGCACTGCGGCCGGTCGAAGAGATTATGCGATCCTGATGCTGCTCGCCCGGCTGGGATTGCGGGCGTGCGAAGTGGCGAGGCTCAGCCTTGATGATATCGATTGGCGCGCGGGTCAGTTCACCGTTCGGGGCAAGGGACGGAAGATCGCCACCATGCCGCTGCCGCATGACGTCGGCGCCGCGATTGCCGCCTATCTGCAGCATGGTCGTCCCCGTTCTGACAGCCGGCGGGTGTTCCTGCTCGCCGTTGCGCCATATTCCGGGTTCAAAGGGGCACCCGGGATACAGACCGTCGCACGCTCGGCGATCAGGCGTGCCGGCATCATCGGCCCTGGCCGACGTGGTTCGCACATCTTCCGACACAGCCTCGCGACGGACCTGTTACGATCGGGTGCCACCCTGACCCAGATCGGCCAGCTTCTGCGCCATGAACAGCAGGATACGACCCGGATCTACGCCAAGGTCGATCTCGACAGCCTCCGGCCCCTCGGCCAGCCGTGGCTGGGAGGTGAACAATGAGCGCGCTGCGTCAGGCGCTGGCCCGCTACCTTCATCGGCCCATTGCTCTTCGGTGCCGGGAACACGAACCGCCCCTTCGCCATTTCCTTGCGGGTGGCGAGCAAGTCGCGGGCAGGGGCGTTCAGCCAGATCGTTCGGGGGCCGGTCTTAGAGTCCTCCAAGACGGCGCGGGTACCGACTATCCGGTCCCATTCGAGCGAGAGGATTTCACTGCGCCGTGCGCCGGTCAGGAACAGGAGGCGGACCGCATCGCAGGCATCGGGCATCCGATCCTGCAATCCATCGAGCGCTCTCCAAAGCTTCCGAACCGCATCGGGAGACATCATTTTGCCGCGCTTGCTCTTCTGTTTTTTGCGCAGGCCACGGCACGGGTTTGAACCCGGCTCGCGCAATCCATGGTCCTCAGCGTAGAGCATCAGCCCCGAAAGAGTGGACAGCGCCATGCGAACGGCGCTGCTCTTCGCGGTGATGTCCAGATGCCAGCGGTTCACCTCTTCCGGGGTCAGCGCGCGGACCTTCCGCCCCCCCAAATGGGGAAGGATGTGCGTCGTTGCAGCCGCCTTCATGTTGCGGATTGTGCCGGGCTTCCAGCGTCCGGTTTCACCCGAAGCGAGGAAGCGGGGGAACACCTCCGCTATCGTTGCATCAGGACCAAAGAGGGTATCGTCCGTGGGGGTGGATCGGTCCTGCGGCCCGGCGGCAAGAAGACGGCGTGCGGCTTCCAGAGGTAGGTGTCGTGCGTCGCCAAGGGTTGTGCGGATGGATCGCGCCGCCACCCGTTCAACGCCAATCCAGGTGCGGGCACCTGAAGCGCGGAGGCGCAGGACGAGACCCTTCGCCTTGGCGTCGTAGAGTAACTTTTCTCCCTGCGCGGGGAGGGGGATGGAGAGAATATCCATCGCATCAAAATCGATCTTCGTGCCGCTGGGCATGACAATGTGGCTCCACAAATCCCGGTTCCTTGAAGGCCGGTGGAAGCGCGTCCGGGGTATGTTCCCCAAGACACGCGGGGAACTTATCGGCGGCATCGATTCGTGCGGGGCATCACTCTCAGCGAAGGGCCGTCCCCGATCTACGCCCGGCTTTGAATTGCCGTTCTGGATCAGCAAGTTGCCCGCCGCATCGAACTTTTATCTGGCGCATTCGCAAGCTCATGCGAATGTTCAGACGCACGCCTGAAAGGCGTAATTTGTAATGCACCGTACGCACGGGTGCTGCGGGCGCGAATCGCCAGCATTTGCGCGGGTTTCCGGCCGAATACACGTCTTACGCTGATGGCAATGATTGACGCCACCCGGCACGCTTTGGCTGTCGTTTCGAACCGCCAAGTAGTTAAGTCCTTGATCTGCCTTGACACCGTTTGGCTGCCACTCTGAATACATGTAATCAATTGAGATCAGGCTGAAATCCGGTTATAAGGTCCGCGCTTCATCACGATTGGCCAGGCGACGAACAGGAGTTCGGCGCTTGCCCAGAATTACCATCAGGTTCAAGGACGCCCTCTTCGGGCGTCTCGTCGTCGGCGCTCAGGCAGCTGGCACGACCATACCCGACTATGTCCGGGACATTCTCAACCGCTATGAAGGCATGGACGCGGCGGGCTATCATGGCCGCTTCGACGAAGTGCAGGCGATTCTCATCCAGGTCTTCGCCATCCTTGCCGCATCAGTTAGCGCGCGCCGGCCCGATATTCTCGAGAAGGGGATGGACGATGCGCGCGCCCTGCTTCTGGAGCGGGGCCTTCTCGATCCCGAGGAGGTACTCCAGTGAGCATCTTCAGGAACGACACGCTGGGTTCCTGGACGAGGGGCGGT is a window from the Sphingobium sp. V4 genome containing:
- a CDS encoding nucleotidyltransferase domain-containing protein; its protein translation is MRRLDDPDVQLPEAKRRELAHVVDIIREGFARAIRHRTQPRFRNGQILKIILFGSYARGDWVEDPVGRYFSDYDLLVVVDHEDLTDIPGFWAKTEERLLEELAEGRALRTQVSLIYHSLDDVNEKLRLGRYFFMDILKDGIVLHEEPNHPFAEPKQLSSGEALRETRDYFEEWFESADRFRQNAEDNVERGWSKEAAFLLHQATERLYHCVFLVRTLYSPLCRARHKGDYAELRTMPTAIDFLPSVRRLDGFRAA
- a CDS encoding sigma factor-like helix-turn-helix DNA-binding protein, giving the protein MKVYDPERTEKAKAALARMPKRTLDIFIANQVEGLSYVEIARREGLFLWQVRRHMLRAIHIIAREMR
- a CDS encoding site-specific integrase; translation: MITDKYLNRSRVVRGLMEGPLGEHAHLYVERLQRGGYSLEIGHRLLSVVRDFGFWLGATGRGLGDIHEATVKQYLTERARHRPRFRGDALALVRLLSILREANVIAHRPVPPRDPREDLCDAYSRYMARQRGLAPSSIASHLWFLRPFLQELGITTNADLGRLSGREVSLYVERHAGDGGSTTTRIMCSRLRVFLRYLHAEGFITTDLTAAIPSIRRSGEARLPSFMPIEGVQRVLDGCDRSTAAGRRDYAILMLLARLGLRACEVARLSLDDIDWRAGQFTVRGKGRKIATMPLPHDVGAAIAAYLQHGRPRSDSRRVFLLAVAPYSGFKGAPGIQTVARSAIRRAGIIGPGRRGSHIFRHSLATDLLRSGATLTQIGQLLRHEQQDTTRIYAKVDLDSLRPLGQPWLGGEQ
- a CDS encoding zincin-like metallopeptidase domain-containing protein, with the protein product MRKDHGSLYVEVTDRIIAELEQGRLPWVQPWDSGKAAIGLPRNAGTGRCYSGINVLILWSRLFEKGYGAQRWLTYRQAQALGGHVRRGEEGATICYADRFVPKGEEERARDEVREARQIGFLKRFTVFNVEQCEGLSEELTAAPVALDVEEIVPLAHRLIKASGADVRIGGERAFYAPGPDYVRVPPQSAYHDRINWYRTVFHELGHWTGHQSRLDRLTGADFGSADYAREELCAEMASAFLCAELGIVPTVRHADYIGSWLAVLREDSKAIFRAASLASKAADFILAFTDQEGGDDEGV
- a CDS encoding Fic family protein, with the translated sequence MLRPSYDLPDLPPPEAIETAAVLKALTRAHRYLAELKGRAGTIPNQGILIDTLSLQEAKASSEIENIVTTQDEIFQINAFPENPGPPAAKEVARYRDALHHGFNEQRRLGGLLTNNMIIAMFRILKGTDGGFRETPGTALKNEGTGAVVYVPPQDANALRDLMSALERFIHVEDSESDLDPLTRMAIIHHQFESIHPFPDGNGRLGRIINVLFLTRCGLLDIPILYLSRFITRNKADYYRLLQAVRDTGEWEPWLLYIMRGVEETAIETLRLVEGIRTLMADTKKRLREEHPKLYSQDLLNNLFRHPYTRIEFVQRELNVSRPTATKYLDELAESGMLHKHRAGRNNYYINQPLIELFVEREV